One region of Streptomyces capillispiralis genomic DNA includes:
- a CDS encoding 5-formyltetrahydrofolate cyclo-ligase, with product MRHNDRPGQPDKRALRRDILTVRNGLTADDVREFAAALARQALALPELATARTVAAYVSVGSEPGTLALLDTLRARGVRVLLPALLPDNDLDWGDYTGPDSLARVRHGGRMALFEPAGERLGPEAVTEADVVLLPGLAVDARGMRLGRGGGSYDRVLARLERAGAHPALVVLLYAPEVVERVPEEPHDRPVHAVVTPSGVRRFGRPPGTPGP from the coding sequence TTGAGACACAATGATCGCCCGGGTCAGCCTGACAAGCGCGCGTTGCGACGGGACATCCTCACGGTGAGGAACGGGTTGACGGCGGATGACGTACGGGAGTTCGCGGCCGCGCTGGCCCGGCAGGCACTCGCGCTGCCCGAACTGGCCACCGCGCGCACGGTGGCGGCGTACGTCTCCGTGGGGAGTGAGCCCGGCACGCTCGCGCTGCTGGACACGTTGCGCGCGCGGGGCGTACGGGTGCTGCTGCCCGCGCTGCTGCCCGACAACGACCTGGACTGGGGCGATTACACCGGGCCGGACTCCCTCGCGCGGGTGCGCCACGGCGGGCGCATGGCCCTCTTCGAGCCCGCCGGGGAGCGCCTCGGCCCGGAGGCCGTGACGGAGGCGGACGTCGTGCTGCTGCCCGGGCTGGCCGTCGACGCGCGCGGGATGCGGCTGGGGCGCGGCGGGGGCTCGTACGACCGGGTCCTCGCCCGGCTGGAGCGCGCGGGCGCCCACCCGGCACTGGTGGTGCTCCTGTACGCCCCCGAGGTCGTCGAACGCGTCCCCGAGGAGCCGCACGACCGGCCGGTGCACGCGGTGGTGACGCCCTCCGGGGTGCGGCGGTTCGGCCGGCCCCCGGGAACACCGGGTCCCTGA
- the glp gene encoding gephyrin-like molybdotransferase Glp, translated as MSTAAPRTAGPDHLWSVDEHLADILATVRPLEPIELNLLDAQGCVLVEDVTVPVSLPPFDNSSMDGYAVRVADVAGASEQYPAVLEVVGDVAAGQADLLHVGPGQAARIMTGAPLPPGAETVVPVEWTDGGLGEGPVTGMRARSLAPEAATGQVHVHRPAGARAHVRAQGSDVRAGDRALTAGTVLGPPQISLLAAIGRGRVRVHPRPRVVVLSTGSELVQPDEELRAGQIYDSNSFALTAAARDAGAIAYRVGAVADDAATLRDTIEDQLVRADLMVTTGGVSVGAYDVVKEALSHAADEDEPGSGVEFRKLAMQPGKPQGFGSIGPDHTPLLALPGNPVSSYVSFELFVRPAIRTLMGLTDVHRPRVRAELTAERALTSPKGRRQFLRGRYADGTVTPVGGAGSHLVAALARANALIVVPEDTESVAPGAEVEVVLLG; from the coding sequence TTGAGCACCGCCGCGCCCCGCACCGCAGGCCCGGACCACCTCTGGTCGGTGGACGAGCACCTGGCCGACATCCTGGCCACCGTCCGCCCGCTCGAGCCCATCGAGCTGAACCTCCTCGACGCCCAGGGCTGCGTCCTGGTCGAGGACGTGACGGTGCCGGTGTCCCTGCCCCCGTTCGACAACAGCTCCATGGACGGGTACGCGGTACGGGTCGCGGACGTCGCGGGCGCGAGCGAGCAGTACCCGGCGGTCCTGGAGGTGGTCGGGGACGTCGCGGCCGGCCAGGCCGACCTCCTCCACGTCGGCCCCGGGCAGGCCGCCCGCATCATGACCGGCGCTCCGCTCCCGCCCGGCGCCGAGACGGTCGTCCCCGTCGAGTGGACCGACGGCGGGCTCGGCGAGGGCCCGGTCACCGGGATGCGCGCCCGCAGCCTCGCCCCCGAGGCCGCCACCGGGCAGGTCCACGTCCACCGCCCGGCCGGGGCACGCGCGCACGTGCGCGCCCAGGGCAGCGACGTCAGGGCCGGGGACCGCGCCCTGACGGCCGGCACCGTCCTCGGTCCGCCGCAGATCAGCCTCCTGGCCGCGATCGGACGCGGCCGGGTGCGCGTACACCCGCGCCCGCGCGTGGTGGTGCTCTCCACCGGCAGCGAACTCGTCCAGCCCGACGAGGAACTGCGCGCGGGTCAGATCTACGACTCCAACAGCTTCGCCCTCACCGCCGCCGCGCGGGACGCCGGCGCCATCGCCTACCGCGTGGGCGCCGTCGCCGACGACGCCGCGACCCTGCGCGACACCATCGAGGACCAGTTGGTCCGCGCCGACCTGATGGTCACCACCGGCGGCGTGAGTGTCGGGGCGTACGACGTCGTCAAGGAGGCGCTGTCGCACGCCGCCGACGAGGACGAGCCCGGCAGCGGTGTCGAGTTCCGCAAGCTCGCCATGCAGCCGGGCAAGCCCCAGGGCTTCGGCTCCATCGGCCCCGACCACACCCCGCTGCTCGCCCTGCCCGGCAACCCGGTCTCCTCCTACGTCTCCTTCGAGCTGTTCGTCCGTCCCGCCATCCGCACCCTGATGGGCCTGACCGACGTGCACCGGCCGAGGGTCCGCGCGGAGCTCACCGCGGAGCGGGCACTGACCTCGCCGAAGGGCCGCCGCCAGTTCCTGCGCGGCCGGTACGCCGACGGCACGGTAACCCCCGTGGGCGGCGCCGGATCCCACCTCGTGGCGGCGCTGGCCCGGGCGAACGCGCTGATCGTCGTCCCCGAGGACACCGAGTCCGTCGCCCCGGGCGCCGAGGTCGAGGTGGTCCTGCTCGGCTGA
- a CDS encoding MFS transporter, whose translation MASTVTPSKDSAAATRPGYGRLLRTRGAWTFLLPGFAARQPFAMLTISIVLLVQHTTGSYGAAGAVAAVTGVSMALFAPYSGRLADRHGQRAVLVPGVLLHTVSGLALTALALGDAPLWALFAAAVPTGASVPQIGPMVRARWGVRLKGSPLMTTAAAFESVTDEFTFVVGPLLATALCTAVDPAAGLLTEAALTLVGGLLFAARKGTQPAAGRDGHARVERVSALRVPGVRVLIVTFLGIGAVFGGMQVSLAAFSESIGEPGLNGVLYGVFAAGNMLSGIACGAIAWKTAPQHRLVVGYTALALTASALWTAHSALLLAGLGLLVGMCIAPALITGYTLVEDLVPAGARTEAFTWLTGAVALGQAAAVTVAGQLEDRLWDGAGFLVPMAGTVLALATLLALRSRLATAPRGRTVARGVGHREPVAVD comes from the coding sequence GTGGCATCCACGGTCACTCCGTCGAAGGACTCGGCGGCCGCCACCCGTCCGGGATACGGCCGGCTGCTGCGCACCCGCGGCGCCTGGACGTTCCTGCTCCCCGGCTTCGCGGCACGCCAGCCGTTCGCGATGCTCACCATCTCGATCGTGCTGCTGGTGCAGCACACCACCGGCTCGTACGGCGCGGCCGGTGCCGTCGCGGCCGTCACCGGTGTCTCCATGGCGCTGTTCGCGCCCTACAGCGGCCGTCTCGCCGACCGTCACGGACAGCGCGCGGTCCTGGTGCCCGGGGTCCTGCTGCACACGGTGTCCGGGCTGGCGCTGACCGCGCTCGCGCTGGGTGACGCGCCTCTGTGGGCGCTGTTCGCCGCCGCCGTCCCCACCGGCGCCTCGGTGCCGCAGATCGGGCCCATGGTGCGCGCCCGCTGGGGCGTACGGCTCAAGGGCTCCCCGCTGATGACCACGGCGGCGGCCTTCGAGTCGGTCACCGACGAGTTCACCTTCGTCGTCGGACCGCTGCTGGCCACGGCCCTGTGCACGGCCGTCGACCCGGCCGCGGGCCTGCTCACCGAGGCCGCTCTCACCCTGGTCGGCGGACTGCTGTTCGCCGCGCGGAAGGGCACGCAGCCCGCGGCGGGCCGCGACGGGCACGCGCGCGTGGAGCGCGTTTCGGCGCTGCGCGTCCCCGGGGTGCGCGTACTGATCGTGACCTTCCTGGGCATCGGGGCCGTCTTCGGCGGCATGCAGGTCTCGCTGGCCGCGTTCTCCGAGTCGATCGGCGAACCCGGCCTCAACGGCGTCCTCTACGGCGTCTTCGCCGCGGGAAACATGCTGTCCGGCATCGCCTGCGGGGCGATCGCCTGGAAGACCGCGCCGCAGCACCGCCTGGTCGTCGGCTACACGGCGCTCGCGCTGACCGCCTCCGCCCTGTGGACCGCCCACTCGGCGCTGCTCCTGGCCGGACTGGGCCTCCTGGTCGGCATGTGCATCGCACCGGCTCTGATCACCGGCTACACCCTCGTGGAGGACCTGGTCCCGGCCGGGGCGCGGACCGAGGCCTTCACCTGGCTGACCGGTGCCGTCGCGCTCGGCCAGGCAGCGGCCGTCACGGTCGCCGGACAGTTGGAGGACCGCCTCTGGGACGGCGCCGGATTCCTGGTGCCGATGGCCGGTACGGTGCTCGCCCTCGCGACGCTGCTGGCACTGCGATCACGGCTGGCGACGGCCCCGCGCGGGCGCACCGTCGCACGTGGCGTGGGTCACCGCGAGCCCGTCGCAGTGGACTGA
- the moaC gene encoding cyclic pyranopterin monophosphate synthase MoaC, with amino-acid sequence MTVPSRGETPGSAEQRRLTHIDEAGAARMVDVSGKDVTARTARATGRVLVSPRVIELLRGEGVPKGDALATARIAGIMGAKRTPDLIPLCHPLAVSGVKLDLSVADDAVEITATVRTTDRTGVEMEALTAVSVAALTVIDMVKAVDKEAVITDVRVEEKTGGKSGDWSRA; translated from the coding sequence ATGACCGTGCCATCCCGGGGGGAGACCCCCGGTTCCGCCGAGCAGCGCCGGCTGACCCACATCGACGAGGCGGGCGCCGCCCGTATGGTCGACGTCTCCGGCAAGGACGTCACCGCGCGCACCGCGCGGGCCACCGGCCGCGTCCTCGTCTCGCCCCGCGTGATCGAGCTGCTGCGCGGGGAGGGCGTCCCCAAGGGCGATGCCCTCGCCACCGCACGCATCGCGGGGATCATGGGGGCCAAACGCACCCCCGACCTGATTCCGCTGTGCCACCCCCTGGCGGTGTCCGGTGTGAAACTGGACCTGTCGGTCGCGGACGACGCCGTGGAGATCACGGCCACCGTGAGGACGACGGACCGCACGGGCGTCGAGATGGAGGCCCTCACCGCGGTCTCCGTCGCCGCGCTCACCGTGATCGACATGGTCAAGGCGGTCGACAAGGAGGCGGTCATCACGGACGTGCGGGTCGAGGAGAAGACGGGCGGCAAGTCGGGCGACTGGAGCCGGGCATGA
- a CDS encoding MscL family protein has translation MSEKKESVWAGFKAFLTRGNVVDLAVAVVIGAAFTNIVNAVVKGVINPLVGAFGTKNLDSYASCLKGPCEGAGDTATGVRILWGSVLGATLQFVITAAVVYFLMVLPMAKYLARVEARRKAKEGTQEVVEVSELEVLKEIRDTLVAQRGAGPGER, from the coding sequence GTGAGCGAGAAGAAGGAATCCGTGTGGGCGGGCTTCAAGGCCTTCCTGACGCGCGGGAACGTCGTCGATCTGGCCGTGGCGGTGGTCATCGGCGCCGCCTTCACCAACATCGTCAACGCGGTGGTGAAAGGCGTCATCAACCCCTTGGTGGGTGCGTTCGGCACGAAGAACCTGGACAGCTACGCCTCGTGCCTGAAGGGCCCGTGCGAGGGCGCCGGGGACACGGCGACCGGCGTCAGGATCCTGTGGGGCTCGGTCCTCGGCGCGACGCTGCAGTTCGTGATCACCGCGGCGGTCGTCTACTTCCTGATGGTGCTGCCCATGGCGAAGTACCTGGCCCGGGTGGAGGCCCGCAGGAAGGCCAAGGAGGGCACGCAGGAGGTCGTCGAGGTCTCCGAGCTGGAGGTGCTCAAGGAGATCCGCGACACCCTCGTCGCGCAGCGCGGTGCGGGTCCCGGCGAGCGATAG
- a CDS encoding penicillin acylase family protein translates to MPTDTTASTGQQPGKSGRKKGRKARLIVLVLVLALIGGVAYGGYWSVSTVRASFPQTKGSITLKGLTGTVDVKRDGHGIPQIYASSDEDLFMAQGYVQAQDRFYEMDVRRHMTSGRLSEMFGKGQVDNDEFLRTLGWDRIAKEEYDKKLSPSTKKHLQAYAKGVNAYLEGKEGKEISLEYAALGFTNDYAPEQWTPVDSLAWLKAMAWDLRGNMKDEIDRALMTSRLGPKQIADLYPQYPYDRNKPVIQEGQFNELTGTYEQGEGTGTGTGTGTGTGTETGIGTGTGTGTETGTGTETGTGTETGTGTGTGTGTGTGTETGTGTGTGGSALEGQLAGLQEVMQDLPTAVGVNGDGIGSNSWVVAGEHTITGEPLLANDPHLSASLPSVWYQMGLHCRSVSAKCQYDVTGYTFAGLPGVIIGHNQDIAWGLTNSGVDVTDLYLEKITGDGYQYDGKVVPFKTREETIEVAGGTAQKIVVRETNNGPLLSDRSDDLVKAGKKATVDSAAPDRGDGYGVALRWTALDPGRTMDSIFAMNRAKDWDGFRAAAALFEVPSQNLVYADTEGHIGYTLPGKIPTRAEGHDGSVPAPGWDPDYEWTGWIDQDALPYEFDPERGYIVTANQAVVGEDYPHTLTTDWGYGARSQRITDLIQSKIKDGGKISTDDMRQMQLDNSSAIAKLLVPHLLKIDTGDKDVREAQKLLEGWDYTQDADSAAAAYFNSVWRNILKLAFGHKLPKELRVKGQCLWVDPVNTTGPADEADKVRECGQRDAGEAQPDGGDRWFEVVRKLMDDKDNEWWATPKRGTRPGADNRDELFKRAMIDARWELTAKLGKDIDTWSWGRLHRLFLKNQTLGTEGPGFIQYVLNRGPWKLGGGEATVNATGWNAAGGYGVVWVPSMRMVVNLGDLDKSRWINLTGASGHAYSSHYVDQTDKWAEGELLEWPYSEKAVDKSTSDTLLLKP, encoded by the coding sequence ATGCCCACCGACACCACCGCCTCCACGGGTCAGCAACCCGGCAAGTCCGGCAGGAAGAAAGGGCGTAAAGCTCGACTGATCGTGCTCGTCCTGGTGCTGGCCCTGATCGGCGGTGTCGCCTACGGGGGGTACTGGTCGGTCAGCACCGTGCGTGCCTCCTTCCCGCAGACCAAGGGTTCGATCACGCTCAAGGGCCTGACGGGGACCGTCGACGTCAAACGCGACGGCCACGGCATCCCGCAGATCTACGCCTCCTCCGACGAGGACCTGTTCATGGCGCAGGGCTACGTCCAGGCGCAGGACCGGTTCTACGAGATGGACGTGCGCCGGCACATGACCTCCGGGCGCCTGTCGGAGATGTTCGGCAAGGGCCAGGTCGACAACGACGAGTTCCTGCGCACGCTGGGCTGGGACCGGATCGCCAAGGAGGAGTACGACAAGAAGCTCTCCCCCTCCACCAAGAAGCACCTCCAGGCGTATGCCAAGGGGGTCAACGCGTACCTGGAGGGTAAGGAGGGCAAGGAGATCTCCCTGGAGTACGCGGCGCTGGGCTTCACCAACGACTACGCGCCCGAGCAGTGGACCCCGGTCGACTCCCTGGCGTGGCTCAAGGCGATGGCCTGGGACCTGCGCGGCAACATGAAGGACGAGATCGACCGGGCCCTGATGACCAGCCGCCTCGGCCCGAAGCAGATCGCCGACCTGTACCCGCAGTACCCGTACGACCGGAACAAGCCGGTGATCCAGGAGGGCCAGTTCAACGAGCTCACCGGGACGTACGAGCAGGGCGAGGGCACGGGAACCGGCACGGGAACGGGAACCGGCACGGGCACGGAGACCGGCATCGGGACCGGGACCGGCACGGGTACGGAGACCGGCACGGGTACGGAGACCGGCACGGGTACGGAGACCGGCACGGGTACCGGCACCGGCACCGGCACCGGCACCGGTACGGAGACCGGCACGGGTACCGGCACCGGTGGTTCCGCCCTGGAGGGGCAGCTGGCGGGTCTCCAGGAGGTCATGCAGGACCTCCCCACCGCCGTCGGCGTCAACGGCGACGGCATCGGCTCCAACTCCTGGGTCGTCGCCGGTGAGCACACCATCACCGGCGAGCCGCTGCTCGCCAACGACCCGCACCTGTCGGCCTCGCTGCCGTCCGTCTGGTACCAGATGGGCCTGCACTGCCGCAGCGTCTCCGCCAAGTGCCAGTACGACGTCACGGGCTACACCTTCGCGGGCCTGCCCGGCGTCATAATCGGCCACAACCAGGACATCGCCTGGGGCCTGACCAACTCCGGCGTCGACGTCACCGACCTCTACCTGGAGAAGATCACCGGCGACGGCTACCAGTACGACGGCAAGGTGGTGCCGTTCAAGACGCGCGAGGAGACCATCGAGGTCGCCGGCGGCACCGCGCAGAAGATCGTCGTCCGGGAGACGAACAACGGCCCCCTGCTCTCCGACCGTTCCGACGACCTGGTGAAGGCCGGCAAGAAGGCCACCGTCGACAGCGCGGCCCCCGACCGCGGCGACGGCTACGGCGTGGCGCTGCGCTGGACCGCGCTGGACCCGGGCCGCACCATGGACTCCATCTTCGCGATGAACCGCGCGAAGGACTGGGACGGCTTCCGCGCGGCGGCCGCCCTCTTCGAGGTCCCCTCGCAGAACCTCGTCTACGCGGACACCGAGGGCCACATCGGCTACACGCTGCCCGGGAAGATCCCCACCCGCGCGGAGGGCCACGACGGCTCCGTCCCCGCCCCCGGCTGGGACCCCGACTACGAGTGGACCGGCTGGATCGACCAGGACGCGCTGCCCTACGAGTTCGACCCGGAGCGCGGCTACATCGTCACCGCCAACCAGGCCGTCGTCGGCGAGGACTACCCCCACACGCTGACCACGGACTGGGGTTACGGCGCCCGCAGCCAGCGCATCACCGACCTGATCCAGTCGAAGATCAAGGACGGCGGCAAGATCTCCACGGACGACATGCGGCAGATGCAGCTGGACAACTCCAGCGCCATCGCCAAGCTCCTGGTGCCCCACCTGCTCAAGATCGACACGGGCGACAAGGACGTGCGCGAGGCGCAGAAGCTGCTGGAGGGCTGGGACTACACCCAGGACGCCGACTCGGCGGCGGCCGCGTACTTCAACTCCGTGTGGCGCAACATCCTGAAGCTCGCCTTCGGCCACAAGCTCCCCAAGGAGCTGCGGGTCAAGGGCCAGTGCCTGTGGGTCGACCCGGTCAACACCACCGGTCCCGCCGACGAGGCGGACAAGGTCCGCGAGTGCGGCCAGCGGGACGCCGGCGAGGCGCAGCCGGACGGCGGCGACCGCTGGTTCGAGGTGGTCCGCAAGCTGATGGACGACAAGGACAACGAGTGGTGGGCGACGCCCAAGAGGGGCACCCGTCCGGGCGCCGACAACCGTGACGAGCTGTTCAAGCGGGCCATGATCGACGCCCGCTGGGAGCTGACCGCCAAGCTCGGCAAGGACATCGACACCTGGAGCTGGGGCCGGCTGCACCGCCTGTTCCTGAAGAACCAGACACTGGGCACCGAGGGCCCCGGCTTCATCCAGTACGTCCTCAACCGCGGTCCGTGGAAGCTCGGTGGCGGCGAGGCCACGGTCAACGCGACCGGCTGGAACGCCGCCGGCGGCTACGGGGTCGTGTGGGTGCCGTCCATGCGGATGGTGGTCAACCTCGGCGACCTCGACAAGTCGCGGTGGATCAACCTCACCGGCGCCTCCGGGCACGCCTACAGCTCCCACTACGTCGACCAGACGGACAAGTGGGCCGAGGGCGAGCTGCTGGAGTGGCCGTACTCGGAGAAGGCGGTCGACAAGAGCACGAGCGACACCCTGCTGCTCAAGCCCTGA
- a CDS encoding potassium/proton antiporter codes for MSQGRERPLTVHHLNQLLLVCSIVLLVAVAAVRISSRSGLPSLLVYLGIGIAMGQDGIGDIHFDNAELTQVIGYAALVVILAEGGLGTKWAEVRPALPSASALALVGVAVSVGVTASAAHYLIGLEWRQALIIGAVVSSTDAAAVFSVLRKIPLPARVTGTLEAESGFNDAPVVILVVAFSTAGPVEHWYMLLAEIALELAIGAAIGLAVGWLGAWGLRHVALPASGLYPIAVMAIAVVAYAAGAIAHGSGFLAVYLASMVLGNAKLPHWPATRGFAEGLGWIAQIGMFVLLGLLVTPHELGDDIVPALVIGLVLTMVARPLSVVLCLVPFRVPWQEQALMSWAGLRGAVPIILATIPMVEGVEASEKIFNIVFVLVVVYTLVQGPTLPWLARTLRLGKDAEAADLGIESAPLERLRGHLLSVAIPAGSRMHGVEVAELRLPAGAAVTLVVREGTSFVPLPSTVLRRGDELLVVATDPVRDAAERRLRAVGRGGKLAGWLGTDGSPSDR; via the coding sequence ATGAGTCAGGGAAGGGAACGGCCGCTGACTGTCCACCACCTCAACCAGCTCCTGCTCGTCTGCTCGATCGTCCTGCTCGTCGCCGTCGCAGCGGTCCGGATCTCCTCGCGCAGCGGGCTCCCCAGCCTGCTCGTCTACCTGGGCATCGGCATCGCGATGGGCCAGGACGGCATCGGTGACATCCACTTCGACAACGCCGAGTTGACGCAGGTCATCGGGTACGCGGCGCTGGTCGTGATCCTGGCCGAGGGTGGTCTGGGCACCAAGTGGGCCGAGGTGAGACCGGCCCTGCCCTCGGCCTCCGCGCTCGCGCTCGTCGGGGTCGCGGTGAGCGTCGGGGTCACGGCGTCGGCCGCGCACTACCTGATCGGGCTGGAGTGGCGGCAGGCGCTCATCATCGGCGCGGTGGTGTCGTCGACCGACGCCGCGGCCGTCTTCTCGGTGCTGCGGAAAATACCGCTCCCCGCGCGGGTGACCGGCACCCTGGAGGCGGAGTCCGGATTCAACGACGCCCCCGTCGTCATCCTGGTGGTCGCCTTCTCCACGGCCGGACCGGTCGAGCACTGGTACATGCTGCTCGCGGAGATAGCGCTGGAGCTGGCCATCGGCGCCGCCATCGGGCTCGCGGTGGGCTGGCTGGGCGCCTGGGGGCTGCGGCACGTGGCGCTGCCCGCCTCCGGCCTCTATCCGATCGCCGTCATGGCCATCGCCGTCGTCGCCTACGCGGCGGGCGCCATCGCCCACGGCAGCGGCTTCCTCGCCGTCTACCTCGCCTCGATGGTGCTGGGCAACGCCAAGCTGCCGCACTGGCCCGCCACCCGCGGGTTCGCCGAGGGCCTCGGCTGGATCGCCCAGATCGGCATGTTCGTCCTGCTCGGCCTGCTGGTCACCCCGCACGAACTGGGCGACGACATCGTGCCCGCGCTGGTCATCGGGCTGGTGCTGACCATGGTGGCCCGGCCGCTGAGCGTCGTGCTGTGCCTGGTGCCGTTCCGGGTGCCCTGGCAGGAGCAGGCACTGATGTCCTGGGCCGGACTGCGCGGCGCCGTGCCCATCATCCTGGCGACCATCCCGATGGTGGAGGGCGTCGAGGCGAGCGAGAAGATCTTCAACATCGTCTTCGTCCTGGTCGTCGTCTACACCCTCGTGCAGGGTCCGACGCTGCCCTGGCTGGCCCGCACGCTGCGGCTGGGCAAGGACGCCGAGGCCGCCGACCTCGGCATCGAGTCGGCGCCCCTGGAGCGGCTGCGCGGGCATCTGCTCTCGGTCGCCATCCCGGCCGGATCGCGGATGCACGGCGTGGAGGTCGCCGAACTGCGGCTGCCCGCCGGGGCCGCCGTCACCCTCGTGGTGCGGGAGGGCACGTCCTTCGTGCCACTGCCGTCGACGGTGCTGCGGCGCGGGGACGAACTGCTCGTCGTCGCCACGGACCCGGTACGGGACGCCGCCGAGCGGCGCCTGCGCGCGGTGGGCCGCGGCGGCAAGCTGGCCGGCTGGCTGGGCACCGACGGATCACCGTCCGACCGCTGA
- a CDS encoding FmdB family zinc ribbon protein, giving the protein MPTYQYQCTECGEGLEAVQKFTDDALTECPNCEGRLKKVFSAVGIVFKGSGFYRNDSRGSSSSSSPASSKSSGSSSTSSSASSSSSSDSGSSASTASSGSGTTAA; this is encoded by the coding sequence GTGCCCACCTACCAGTACCAGTGCACCGAGTGCGGCGAGGGCCTCGAGGCGGTGCAGAAGTTCACCGACGACGCTCTTACCGAATGCCCGAACTGCGAGGGCCGCCTGAAGAAGGTGTTCTCGGCGGTCGGCATCGTCTTCAAGGGCTCCGGCTTCTACCGCAACGACAGCCGCGGCTCCTCGTCGAGCAGCTCCCCGGCGTCGTCGAAGTCGTCCGGATCGTCCTCGACGAGCTCCTCCGCTTCCTCGTCCTCCTCCTCGGACTCCGGTTCGAGCGCGTCGACCGCCTCCTCCGGCTCCGGCACCACCGCCGCGTAG
- the galU gene encoding UTP--glucose-1-phosphate uridylyltransferase GalU: MSQSHPRISKAVIPAAGLGTRFLPATKATPKEMLPVVDKPAIQYVVEEAVAAGLDDVLMVTGRNKRPLEDHFDRNYELESALGKKGDAERLAKVQESSDLATMHYVRQGDPKGLGHAVLCAAPHVGNEPFAVLLGDDLIDPRDPLLQRMIEVQQEHGGSVIALMEVAPEQIHLYGSAAVEATDDTDVVKVGGLVEKPTAEEAPSHYAVIGRYVLDPAVFDILRKTEPGRGGEIQLTDALQQLAADEKVGGPVHGVVFQGRRYDTGDRGDYLRAIVRLACEREDLGPDFRTWLRRYVTEEMQQR; encoded by the coding sequence ATGTCTCAGTCGCACCCTCGGATCAGCAAGGCTGTCATCCCCGCAGCAGGTCTGGGCACCCGGTTCCTGCCCGCCACGAAGGCCACTCCCAAGGAAATGCTGCCGGTCGTCGACAAGCCGGCGATCCAGTACGTGGTCGAGGAGGCCGTCGCCGCCGGCCTCGACGACGTCCTCATGGTGACGGGCCGCAACAAGCGCCCCCTGGAGGACCACTTCGACCGCAACTACGAGCTGGAGTCGGCCCTCGGCAAGAAGGGCGACGCCGAGCGGCTCGCCAAGGTCCAGGAGTCCAGCGACCTCGCCACCATGCACTACGTCCGCCAGGGCGACCCCAAGGGCCTCGGCCACGCCGTGCTGTGCGCCGCCCCGCACGTCGGCAACGAGCCCTTCGCCGTCCTCCTCGGCGACGACCTGATCGACCCGCGCGACCCCCTGCTCCAGCGCATGATCGAGGTCCAGCAGGAGCACGGCGGCAGCGTCATCGCGCTCATGGAGGTGGCCCCCGAGCAGATCCACCTCTACGGCTCCGCCGCCGTCGAGGCCACCGACGACACCGACGTCGTCAAGGTCGGCGGCCTGGTCGAGAAGCCCACCGCCGAGGAGGCGCCCTCGCACTACGCGGTCATCGGCCGCTATGTCCTCGACCCCGCCGTCTTCGACATACTGCGCAAGACCGAGCCCGGTCGCGGCGGCGAGATCCAGCTCACCGACGCCCTCCAGCAGCTCGCGGCGGACGAGAAGGTCGGCGGCCCGGTGCACGGCGTCGTCTTCCAGGGCCGGCGCTATGACACCGGCGACCGCGGGGACTACCTGCGTGCCATTGTCCGACTCGCGTGCGAACGTGAGGACCTGGGCCCGGACTTCCGGACCTGGCTCCGCCGTTACGTCACCGAGGAGATGCAGCAACGTTGA
- a CDS encoding S-methyl-5'-thioadenosine phosphorylase, translating to MANMAKAEIGVIGGSGFYSFLDDVTEVQVDTPYGAPSDSLFLGEVAGRRVAFLPRHGRGHHLPPHRINYRANLWALRSVGARQVLGPCAVGGLRPEYGPGTLLVPDQLVDRTKSRVGTFFDGLPLPDGTVPNVVHVSLADPYCPTGRAAALKAARGRDWEPVDGGTLVVVEGPRFSTRAESLWHQAQGWSVVGMTGHPEAALARELELCYTSLTLVTDLDAGAETGEGVSHDEVLRVFAANVDRLRGVLFDAVAALPATEERDCLCTAALGGMDPGFALP from the coding sequence ATGGCGAACATGGCGAAGGCCGAGATCGGCGTGATCGGCGGATCCGGTTTCTACTCCTTCCTCGACGACGTGACCGAGGTCCAGGTCGACACCCCCTACGGGGCGCCCAGCGACTCCCTCTTCCTCGGCGAGGTGGCCGGCCGGCGGGTCGCCTTCCTCCCCCGGCACGGACGCGGCCACCATCTGCCGCCGCACCGGATCAACTACCGGGCCAACCTGTGGGCGCTCCGGTCGGTCGGGGCGCGCCAGGTGCTCGGACCGTGCGCGGTGGGCGGTCTGCGCCCCGAGTACGGGCCGGGCACGCTGCTGGTGCCGGACCAGCTCGTGGACCGTACGAAGTCCCGGGTGGGCACCTTCTTCGACGGGCTGCCGCTGCCCGACGGCACCGTGCCGAACGTGGTCCATGTGTCGCTGGCCGACCCCTACTGCCCCACCGGGCGGGCGGCCGCGCTGAAGGCGGCGCGCGGGCGGGACTGGGAGCCGGTGGACGGCGGCACGCTGGTCGTGGTGGAGGGGCCGCGCTTCTCCACCCGCGCGGAATCGCTGTGGCACCAGGCGCAGGGCTGGTCGGTGGTGGGCATGACCGGCCACCCCGAGGCGGCGCTCGCCCGTGAGCTGGAGCTCTGCTACACCTCGCTGACCCTGGTCACCGACCTCGACGCCGGCGCCGAGACGGGTGAGGGGGTCTCCCACGACGAGGTGCTGCGGGTGTTCGCCGCCAACGTGGACCGGTTGCGCGGGGTGCTCTTCGACGCCGTGGCCGCGCTGCCGGCGACGGAGGAGCGGGACTGTCTGTGCACTGCGGCGCTGGGCGGGATGGATCCGGGGTTCGCGCTGCCGTAG